The Vibrio aerogenes nucleotide sequence AATACATTGCTTGTCATTTAATAAACTCCAGCTCTTTATTGATGTTTAAATTTAATAATATTACGTCGTTGCTTTTTGTCCGGACGCTTATCAGGACTTGGATTATGGGCATTCATTTTTCTTTGCTGGCTATTGAATTCTCTTTTTTCAATACTCTCAGCGGTTTCAGTATATAGTGTTTGCGCTTCCTGCGCGCCTTTCCGTTGCGCTGATATTTTTTCAATCACCACTGTTTTTTCTTCATATCCCTGTCGTAATGTGATGATGGCACCAATCTCAATTATTTTACTGGGTTTGGTACGTTGTCCGTTATAATGGACTTTTCCGCCATCAATCATAGAACGAGAAATGGAACGGGTTTTATAGAATCTTGCTGCCCATAACCATTTATCTAATCTAACTGGTTCATTTAGGGAACTCATAGAAGATATTCTCCTCTAAGTAATTTGGTAGAAACATATTATTAATACTATAAATGGTGATTTTCAGCGCTATTTTCAAGAAAAAGTATAAAATCGCGCATAAAGCACTGGATCACGATCTTGGTATGATATATTAATCATTGTTTCATAAGATGCGAGTATAAGGTATCCCTTGATTTGCAACGGAAAGCTAGGAAAAGGTAACAAAATTGCAGCAATTTGATCTCAAAATTAAACATTCAGCAACAACTGTATTTTCATCCTTGTGCCGTTCTGTTTTGAATCATCAAAATTTATTGAGTACTGGTTTAACAGTCGTTCTGTGGGCTATTTTTGCATGGTTTCTGGGAAAAGCAGTGTGGATGCCTTTTCATAGTGACCCTAGCCATGCTCCAGTCTGGAAACCCACAGCAGCAGAACATGCGGGATCAAAGAAAGTCTTTGATAGCCGTTTTGTCAAACAACAAAATTTATTTGGTACATTCAACCGAAGTACAAAGCCCGGACAAAGTACAGTGATGGTGAATGCGCCCAAAACAAAATTAAACTTAAAGCTTGTTGGTGTGGTCGTCAGTGATGAAACTCATGGTAATCTTGCAATTATTGCGTTGAGAGGCGAGCAGGACACATATGGCCTGGATGAGCAGATTAAGGGAACCCGAGCATCGCTGAAAGCAGTATTAGCGGATCGGGTTATTATCAATAACTCAGGCAGAGATGAAACGCTCATGCTTGAAAATATTGATCCAAAACTCTATGAACAAATGGGACCGATAAAGAAAAAACCTCAGGCGCCAGCCAGATTGACAGAACGTGCCCGTCATACATCTGATAAAAAGCTTGCACAAATCAAACAAGAACTTTCAAATAACCCTCAAAATCTTTTTCAGTATGTACGTTTATCTCAGATTAAAAGAAATAATGCAGTGATTGGTTACCGGTTAAGTCCCGGACGATCACCGGAGCTTTTCAAATCTGTCGGATTAAAACGTGGGGATATCGCTGTAAAACTTAATGATGTTGATCTGACGGACAAGAATGCAATGGTAAAAATTAGCTCTGAGTTATCGGATTTATCAGAAATGAAAATTACAGTTGAGAGAGACGGTCAACCTCATGACATTTATATTCAATTTTAACAGCAACGTCGCTAAGGATTAGGGAGTTTAGACGTGAAGCATTGGCTAAAAAAGAGTACGTGGTTGTTGCTGGGAAGTGTAATTATTTCTCCAATGACCTTAGCGAATGAATATAGTATTAATTTTAAAGGCACTGATATTCAGGAATTCATCAATATCGTTGGTCGGAATCTTCATAAAACAATCATTGTTGATCCTGTCGTTCGTGGGAAAATTGATGTTCGCAGTTACGATACACTCAGTGATGAGCAGTATTATGGTTTCTTCTTAAATGTATTACAGGTCTATGGCTTTGCAGTTGTAGAAATGGATAACGGGGTGCTGAAAGTTATTAAAGCGAAAGACGCTAAAACATCAGCAATCCCCGTTTTGGATGAATCTGAAACAACCAGCGCTGACAGCGTCATTACGCGGGTTGTATCGGTTCACAATGTGTCGGTTAAAGAGCTTTCTCCACTGCTGAGACAGTTGGTAAATAATGCTGGCTCCGGAAATGTGGTGCATTATGATCCAGCTAATATCATCTTATTAACGGGCCGTTCAGCAGTCGTTGACCGATTGGCAAAAATTATTGAACGTGTTGACCGCGCTGGTAATACCGATATAGCGGTCGTGACGCTGGAAAATGCATCTGCTCCGGAAGTTGTCAGAATTGTTGAGGCTTTGAGTAAAGACCAAAACTCAAAAAGAATGCCTGAGTTTTTGAAGCCAAAGCTGGTTGCAGATGAAAGAACCAATTCTATCTTAATTTCAGGTGATCCCAAGATCCGTGCCCGGATCTCACGTCTGATCAGAAATCTTGATGTGGAGATGGCAACAAAGAGCAATCATCGGGTTGTTTATCTGAAGTATGCAAAAGCTGAAGATTTAGTTGATGTTCTGAAAGGTGTCTCCGATAACATTCAGGCCGAAAAGCAGGGTGAAGGAAAATCAACAAAGTCCTCAAAAAGGACGGATGTTGTCATTGCTGCGCACAAAGAGACTAACTCTCTGATTATCAGCGCACCAAAAGATATCATGAACTCTTTGCTCGATGTGGTTTCCCAACTTGATATTCGTCGTGCTCAGGTCCTGATTGAAGCACTGATTGTTGAAATGGCTGAAGGTGACGGGATTAACCTGGGTATCCAGTGGGGCTCTATCGAGAGTGGCTCTGCAATTCAGTTTAGTAATACCGGGGCTTCTATCGGGAATGTCATGGTTGGTCTTGAAGAGGCTAAAGATCAGGAAAGTACGGAATATTACACAGACAATAACGGAAACCGTCGTCCTTATACAACGTCTGAATCGGGAGATTATTCAAGTCTTGCCAGTGCACTGAGTGGTGTTGAAGGTGCCGCGGTTAGTATCGTCATGGGCGACTGGACAGCTTTACTGAGTGCTGTGTCGACTGATTCCAGCTCGAATATTCTATCTTCTCCAAGTATTACGGTGATGGATAATGGGGAAGCATCGTTTGTCGTCGGTGAAGAAGTCCCTGTTTTAACCGGTTCGACTTCAAGCTCCAGTAACTCGAATCCCTTCCAGACCGTTGATCGTAAGGAAGTTGGTATTAAGCTGAAAGTGAAGCCTCAGATTAATGAGGGTGATTCTGTCCTGCTGAATATCGATCAGGAAGTCTCTAACGTTCTTGCCGCTGGTGGTGCTGTTGACGTGCGTTTTGCTAAGCGCCAGCTTAATACTTCAGTCATGGTGAAAGATGGCCAAATGCTGGTGCTGGGTGGTTTGATTGATGAAAGAACTCAGGAAAGTGAATCAAAAGTACCTTTCCTTGGTGACATTCCTCTGCTTGGATACTTGTTCCGCTCGACCAGTACTAAGGTTGAGAAGAAGAACCTGATGGTATTTATCAAGCCAACGATTATCCGTAACGGCGTAACAGCGGATGGTGTGACTCAGAGAAAATATAATTACATCCGGGCTGAACAACTGTTGAAAGCAGAAGAAGGGCTGAAGTTGATGGACAATAAAGATGTACCTGTCTTACCAACTTATGAATCTCAACGTCGTTATCCGGCTGAAATCCAGTCATTCCTTGAACAAGTCAGTTCTAAACAGGAGTAATTGTGCAGCGCTTACCTTTTAGTTTTGCTAATCGTTTTCAGCTGGTGTTTGAAGATTCTCCTGACACGGGGTCATCATTTATGTATTACGTTGACCCAGTATCACTTGAAGCATTAGCTGAAGCGAAGCGGGCTCTAAAAACCCCGTTTACACTGATACCGCTTTCAGTTGATGACTTTGAAACCAAACTCACCGCTGTGTATCAGAGAGATTCTTCTGAAACACGGCAGTTGATGGAGGATCTGGGAGCGGATAGTGATGATTTCTTTGCGCTGGCTGAGGAATTACCGGCAAATCAAGATCTTTTAGATTCTGACGATGATGCCCCAATCATTAAATTGATTAATGCGATGTTGAGTGAAGCGATTAAGGAAGAAGCTTCAGATATACACATCGAAACATTTGAAGCGTCTCTTTCGATCCGTTTTCGTGTGGATGGGATGCTGCGTGAAGTTCTTTCACCCAGCAGAAAACTGGCGCCTTTGTTGGTTTCCCGTGTGAAAGTTATGGCGAAACTCGACATTGCTGAAAAACGGGTACCACAAGATGGGCGTATTTCCCTGCGTATTGGTGGCCGGGCTGTTGATGTCCGGGTTTCGACTATGCCATCTTCTCACGGTGAACGGGTGGTTCTGCGTATTCTTGATAAGAATGCGACCCGGCTGAATTTACAAGACCTGGGGATGACTGAGCAGATTTATATTCAGTTCCGGGAATTGATTCAGCGCCCGCATGGTATTCTCTTAGTCACTGGACCAACGGGCTCCGGTAAATCAACAACACTTTATGCGGGGTTACAGGAACTGGATCGCACAGAGAAAAATATTCTTACCGTTGAAGACCCGATTGAATTTGATATTGATGGGATAGGCCAAACTCAGGTCAATGCAAAAGTTGATATGACGTTTGCCAGAGGGTTACGTGCGATTTTACGTCAGGATCCGGATGTGGTCATGGTCGGTGAGATTCGTGACCTTGAAACCGCTCAGATTGCTGTTCAGGCATCGTTGACAGGGCACCTTGTGATGTCGACATTGCATACCAATACAGCGATTGGTGCGGTGACCCGTATCAGGGATATGGGGATTGAGTCTTTCCTTATTTCTTCATCCTTAGTCGGAGTTTTGGCTCAGCGTCTGGTGCGGACTTTGTGCTCTGACTGTAAAAAACCGTTTGAAGCGACCGCTGATCAGAAAAAGTTATTTGGCCTGGGCGCTGATGACAGCTTGACTCTGTATGCGCCTGATGGTTGTGAAAAATGTCATCACAAAGGATATCGTGGGCGAACCGGGATTCATGAATTGCTGGTTGTTGATGAAAAAGTAAAAGCTTTGATTCATACCGAAGCGGGTGAACAAGCGATTGAAGATTTTATCAGGAAAAATTATCCAAGTATTCGTAGCGATGGTTTGGATAAAGCCAGAGCCGGTGTCACAACACTTGAAGAAGTGATCCGTGTGACAGAGGAGGGCTGATGGCTGTATTTGAATATCAGGCACTGGATCAGAAAGGTAAACGAAAAAAAGGTGTACTGGAAGGAGATAGTGCCCGTCATATCCGGCAGAAAATTAAAGAGCAGGGAATGACGCCTATTGAAGTCACGCAGACGCAATCCCAGCGGAGTGATACTTCTGGATCCCAAAAAATGTCCTGGAAGCGAGGGATCAGCTCCAGCGATCTGGCACTGCTGACCCGGCAATTATCTACTTTGATTCAGTCTGGTATGCCTCTGGAGTCCTGCCTCCAGGCGGTCATTGAGCAAACTGAAAAACCGAATATCCGGACGGTATTGACCAGTGTCAGAGCTAAAGTGACGGAAGGCTTTTCTCTTGCGGATAGTCTGGCTGAATATCCTCATATATTTGATAGTTTATTCCGTTCTATGGTGTCTGCGGGTGAGAAATCAGGACATCTGGATCTGGTTTTATCCCGTCTTGCGACCTATACCGATCACCGTCAAAAAATGCGTTCGAAGCTGTTACAGGCTTTGATATATCCGATTGTGTTGGTTTTTTTTGCAATCGCTATCGTTTCTTTTTTGCTTACTGCTGTTGTTCCGAAAATTGTGGGGCAGTTTGTACAAATGGGGCAGAAACTTCCTGCATCGACTCAGTTTTTGCTGGATTCCAGCGATTTTATCAAGTCATGGGGATGGTTAGTTGTTGTCCTGATTATCTGTAGCTGGTTCGTTTTCCGGGCCGCGCTGAAAAAACCGCATATACGTTTGGCATTTGATCGCAAACTTCTCTCAGTGCCTATGATAGGTAAAATTATCCGTGGATTGAATACTTCCCGGTTTGCCCGAACCTTAGCGATTTGTTCTTCCAGTAGTATTCCTATTCTTGATGCAATGATGGTTGCTCAGGATGTTGTGAGTAACTCTTACATCAGAGAAAAAGTAAAGGAATCAGCTGAATCTGTCAGAGAGGGTGCCAGTATCCGGAGCTCTTTACAGCAAACAAAACTATTCCCGCCAATGATGTTGCATATGATTGCCAGTGGTGAGCAGAGTGGTGAGTTGGAAACGATGTTGATTGGGGCGGCAGACAATCAGGATGAGCAGTTTGAGGCAACAGTCAATATTGCTTTGGGGTTGTTTACACCGATGTTGATAGCTTTGATGGCCGGGCTTGTCCTGTTTATTGTGATGGCGACATTAATGCCGATTCTGGAAATGAATAATTTGATGACGCGTTAAAGCGGGTCAATTGAGCATACTTCTGTACGTGAATATAAAAAAGTTGGAGTGGGAATGAAAACAAGAAAACAGACTGCCGGTTTTACATTACTGGAAGTGATGGTCGTTGTAGTAATTTTGGGGATTCTGGCGACATTTGTTGTGCCTAACCTGTTAGGAAACAAAGAAAAGGCAGACCAGAAAAAAGCGATTGCGGATATCGTATCGATCGAAAATGCACTGGATATGTACAAGCTCGATAACAGTGTCTATCCGACAACTGATCAGGGATTAGAAGCATTGGTGACCAAGCCGTCTAATCCTGATCCAAGAAATTATCGTGATGGCGGGTATATTAAACGTTTGCCAAATGACCCTTGGGGTAATGCTTATCAGTATCTGAGTCCTGGTGATAAAGGAAAGATTGATGTCTTTACTCTGGGTGCTGATGGACAAGAAGGCGGTGAAGGAGCGAATGCCGATATCGGTAACTGGAATGTACTTGACTTCCAGTAATATGTCAGCCTGAAGTGAGCCGGAACCATGAAGCATAAGCAAGGTTTTACATTACTTGAGATTTTACTGGTGTTATTGGTTCTGTCTCTTAGCGCAATGGCTGTGGTGATGACATTACCGGACAATTCTCAGGAAACTGCAAAAAAAAATGCAGAGCGTTTGTACCAGAGAATGCAGTTGTTAAGTGAAGAAGCTATTTTCAGTGGCAGAAATTTCGGCGTCTATGTGGATGAAGCCAAACATGAGATTGACTTTCTTATGTTAACGAACGAGGGGTGGCAGCCTCTGCAATCATCAGATATTAACAAAGTGGTCTCGGTTGAGGATGATGTTGGGTTTCGTTTTGAACTGGGTGGGGAAGTCTGGAATAACGCCGATCGTCTTTTTAAACCCGGTTCACTCTTTGAAGAGATGGACTTTGGTGAAGAAGATGAAGAAAAAAAGGTCTATACGCCTCAGGTGATTATGTTTACCAGTGGTGAGATGACGGCATTTTCTCTTCATTTTTGGGCATCATCAACCCCGGATCAATACTGGACGGTGACATCTTCATCTGATGGCGTTCTGCGGATTAAATCCCCGGAAGAGAGTCGCAATGAAGCAAAATAAAGGGATGACATTGCTGGAAGTATTGGTGGCTTTGGCAATTTTTGCAACGGCATCAATGAGTGTGATCAGAGCGGTCAGCCAGCATGTGAATACTATTCAGACGCTTGAAGAGAAAGCCTTTGCTTCTATGGTCGCTGATAATCAGCTGGCAAAAGTAATGCTTGCTCCCGGAACGCTTTCTAATCGGGAAGGTAAAGATGAAATGGCCGGCCGGACCTGGTTTTGGAAGATTTCAGTGATCAAAACAGAGTCGCCTGAATTAAAGGCCTTTGATGTGAGTGTCGCGCTGAAAAAATCCGGATCATCCATCGTAACAGTCAGAAGTTATATAAAGAATGAGCAGAATTATTAGACAGAAAAATAAAGGTTTTACCCTGCTCGAAGTATTAATTGCTTTGGCTATCCTTGCCAGTTTGTCGGTTGCTGCGTATCAGGTTTTGAATCAGGTACAAACAAGTAGCATTGTCACCCATGAAAAGGAACAGCGTCTGGCTGAAATACAAAGAACACTGGCTATCATGGATAATGATTTCAGGCAAATGGCGCTTCGTAAGTTCAGAACGGATGGCGAAAAGCCAGGTAAATTACTTTTGGTTGCGAAAGATAATTTAATGTCATCGGATTCACAGGGCATCATGTTTACCCGATATGGATGGCTGAATCCTCAAATGCAATTTCCAAGAGGAGAAGTGACAAAGGTTGGATACAGAGTCATCGATGAGCAATTACAGCGTATTTGGTGGCGTTATCCTGATACACCTGTTGGCGATTCAGGAAATGTGATGAAGCTATTAACGCAGGTTGAATCAATGACATTTCGTTATTACTACAAAAAGAAGTGGGTGGATACCTGGGATAATGGTGCGGCTTTGCCTAATGCTGTTGGTGTGAAATTTAAATTAAAAGACTACGGTGAAATTGAGCGAATTTATTTAACGCCCGGTGCTGAGTTAGGTGCGTCAGATGATTAGAAGCAACTCATTCAGGAAAAATAAAGGGGTTGCACTGATTATTGTGCTGTTACTGCTGGCAATGATGGTTTCCATTGCGGCTGTTATGTCTGAACGCTTGTTTACGCAGTATAAAAGGGCAAGTCACCAGATTATGTATCAGCAAGCTTATTGGTATAGCATTGCTGTTGAGGCGTTGGCTGAATCAGCGATTGAAAATAGCTATCAGGATGATGATGACACGGTCAATATGAGTCAGCCCTGGGCTGTCAGAGGAAGAAAGTATCCACTTGATTATGGCACTGTTGAAGGGGATATTTTTGATATGCAGGCTTGTTTCAATCTGAATGTGTTAGAAAAAGCGAATATGCAGCCTGGAAGTTCTGAGCGGCCTTATTTACTGCAAGTGTTTCAGTATTTACTGGAATCGGCCTCAGTTGAAAATTATCAGGCGGAATTAATCGCCGATTCAACATACGAATATATTGATTCCAACCAGACGGTGAATACACAGAGTGGTGTTGAAGACAGCTATTATGAATCGATGTCTCCGGCGTATGTTGCACCTGATAGTTTACTGGCTGATGCTACTGAGTTGAGAGCGATTCAGGGGGTTTCTGGTCAGGCGATGGAGAAACTGCTTCCGCTGATCTGTGCGTTGCCGGAGACCACCTGGAAGCTCAACATCAATACAGTTTCTGAAAAACAGGCGAATTTGTTTGTTGCGCTTTTTCATCCATATTTAAGTAAGGCGTCGGCAGTTCAGTTAATTCAGAATCGTCCTTTCGCCGGCTGGAGCAGCCTTGATGATTTTTTAGCTGAGAGTGAATTATCTGCTGTCAGTGACAATGTACTTTCAAATGCAAAAAAATATCTGGGTATCGATAGTACCTATTTTGAATTAGATGCGCAGGTTTCTGTTGACGATGCCCGCGTGAGAATACGTAGTTTACTACATAGTGATGATAGAGAAAATGTGACGGTTATTCGCCGTCGCTTTGGAGGAGAGCGTGAGCGAATATCTGCTCGTTCGTCTGAGCAACCAGCCACTCAGTAAAGTTTATTGGTGGATTGGTTCAGACATACCAACATCTGTTGGAAAACAAGGAGAACTGAATTCCTGGGAGGAAGTCAGTGAACTTGCTGAAGAGGCTGGTCAGCGTCCGGTGATTGTTCTCCTTTCTGGTGCTGATGTTATTTTAAAAGAAGTTTCATTGCCTTCAGGTAAAACCCGTCAATTTGAAAAAATGTTACCCTATCTGGTAGAGGACGATTTAGCTCAGGATGCCGATGCATTACATTTTTCTGTACTGTCAAAGCAAGGTGAGCGAGTCTTCACTGCGGCTGTTGATTATGACTGGATGGAAAGTGTTCTGGCTCTTTTTTCTGAAGCCGGAATGATCGTCGATCGGGTGTTACCTGATATTCTTGCATTACCGATGCCTGAAAGTGGACAAAATGCAATGACAGCGCTGCAATTGGGTGACGAATGGTTGCTACGTCAGGGCGAATATCAGGGCATGTGCATAGAGCATGGATGGATGCCATTACTTTGTCAAAATCAGACCGTGTCTGATGAAGAAAGTGATGAAAGCGATGAACGGGTACCAGTCACTGTCACAACCTTTTCTCCCAAACCTGAGTCAGCAGACAACCAACAGCAGGTTTGGACTGAGAGTCTTGCGGATTCGGTTTTTTCATTATTGCTCAGGGGCGCATTGAATAGTCCGGTGAGCCTGATGACTGGCGCGTTTAAGAAGTCGTCTTCCTGGCTGAAATCCTGGAAGATTTGGCGTAAGAGTCTTCTGGCTTTGGCGGCATTGGTTGTATTAACCGTTGTTGCTCACTCACTGGAAATTAAACGGCTTGAGTCAGAAGCGCAGAGTTTAAGAGATCAAAGTGAACATGTCTTCCGGACTTTGTTCCCGGATCGCCGTAAGATTCCGACAGTGAGTTATCTGAAGCGTTTAATTAAGAATGAAGTGGCTCTTTTGTCTGGTGGAGATAATAACAGCTCTGCCATTTCTCTGTTTGAGGATTTATCAAAAACACTGAGCAAGGTAAAAGATCTACACCTTCAACGGATCCATTATGATGGTCAACAGGGAACCGTTCGTATTGATGTCACAGGCTCTAACTTCCAGAGTTTTGAAGCAGCACAGAAGGAGCTGTCAAAATACTTTGATGTTGAACAGGGCCCATTGAACAGAGCGAACAAGCAGGTTGCGGGCTTTTATACACTAAAAAGAAAATAGGCAATTAGTTATGAATCTATGGGTGAGCCGTTGTCAGAGTTGGTGGAAATCATTATCACTCAGAGAACAAAAGCTTGTATTAATTATCTCAATTTTTGCGGTCGTTGGTGCTGTTTATGCGGGTCTGATCCAGCCATTGCAGCAACAAAAGGCGATGGCTGTCAGTAAATTAAGTTCTGAGCAGAATCTTTATAACTGGGTGGTATCCGAAGCGAACAAAATTACCGGATTAAGAGGTCATGGTGGTTTTGTTTCTTCTGATAAACCACTGAACCAGTTAATTACGAATTCAACACGCCAGTTTGGAATCCGGTTGATCAGAATTCAGCCGATGTCGCAGACGCTTCAGGTTTGGATTGAACCTTTATCATTTAATCAGTTTATTGACTGGCTTACATTTTTGCAGGAAAAGTATGGTATCCAGGTCAATGTGATGGATATTGAGCGGGGTAAGCAGGAAGGAATGATCGAAGTGAAGCGATTACAATTGAAGCGGGGGTAGTGCGGTGAGCAGGAAGAAAGTCATTGCTTCTGTTATGGGTGTGTTTCTTATTTTTTGTATGAGTTTGGTTGTCCACCTTCCGGCAGCATTTGTCTTGAAATTTGTGCAACTCCCGCGGGGAGTTGAGCTCGCTTCGCCGCAAGGCACGATATGGCATGGGCATTTACAACAAATTCGTTGGCAGAGGCAATCTCTGGGAACATTTGACTGGCAAATACACCCTCTTGACTTATTTACAGGCCGGTTATTTGCCTCTGTCAAATTCGGTCGTCAGAGTGATTTGCACATTCAGGGAAGAGGCGGCGTAGGTGCCTCTTTTCAGGGGCGTCCTTTTTTAGAAGATTTTCATTTTTCTGTGCCCGCCCAAACGATCGCTGATCATGCACCGCTCCCTGTTCCGGCGACAGCTGAAGGGCTTGTGAATGTATCGATCAAAGCGTATGTATTCAGGGAGCCTTTCTGTGAGAAAGCGAATGTTGATTTTATCTGGGAGAATGCTCAGGTGTCACTGATGGCGCAATCTCTGCCTTTAGAGAAAGTATCTGCGGGTATGACATGTGAAAGTAACAAGATTACTGTGAAAGGAAAACAGAGATCACAGGTATTGATGAGTGAGTACTCTGTAACTATGGATGCGAATCGAAAATATCAGTTAAATGGTTGGTTGCAACCAGCTCCGGGATTTCCTGAATCTCTGGAAAAAATGTTGAAAATGGGACTCAGAGCTGATGGACAGGGGCGATATAATTTCAGGTTTG carries:
- the gspL gene encoding type II secretion system protein GspL, whose amino-acid sequence is MSEYLLVRLSNQPLSKVYWWIGSDIPTSVGKQGELNSWEEVSELAEEAGQRPVIVLLSGADVILKEVSLPSGKTRQFEKMLPYLVEDDLAQDADALHFSVLSKQGERVFTAAVDYDWMESVLALFSEAGMIVDRVLPDILALPMPESGQNAMTALQLGDEWLLRQGEYQGMCIEHGWMPLLCQNQTVSDEESDESDERVPVTVTTFSPKPESADNQQQVWTESLADSVFSLLLRGALNSPVSLMTGAFKKSSSWLKSWKIWRKSLLALAALVVLTVVAHSLEIKRLESEAQSLRDQSEHVFRTLFPDRRKIPTVSYLKRLIKNEVALLSGGDNNSSAISLFEDLSKTLSKVKDLHLQRIHYDGQQGTVRIDVTGSNFQSFEAAQKELSKYFDVEQGPLNRANKQVAGFYTLKRK
- a CDS encoding type II secretion system protein M — its product is MNLWVSRCQSWWKSLSLREQKLVLIISIFAVVGAVYAGLIQPLQQQKAMAVSKLSSEQNLYNWVVSEANKITGLRGHGGFVSSDKPLNQLITNSTRQFGIRLIRIQPMSQTLQVWIEPLSFNQFIDWLTFLQEKYGIQVNVMDIERGKQEGMIEVKRLQLKRG
- a CDS encoding type II secretion system protein N, coding for MSRKKVIASVMGVFLIFCMSLVVHLPAAFVLKFVQLPRGVELASPQGTIWHGHLQQIRWQRQSLGTFDWQIHPLDLFTGRLFASVKFGRQSDLHIQGRGGVGASFQGRPFLEDFHFSVPAQTIADHAPLPVPATAEGLVNVSIKAYVFREPFCEKANVDFIWENAQVSLMAQSLPLEKVSAGMTCESNKITVKGKQRSQVLMSEYSVTMDANRKYQLNGWLQPAPGFPESLEKMLKMGLRADGQGRYNFRFDGHL